The genomic window GACATCATTTGCGCGCCGCAAGCTCCGATTTGAATCGAAGGGCCTTCGCGCCCAAGAGACAAGCCAAATAGCGAACCCAACAATCCGCCTACAAATCGAACAGGCAAAATAGTGTTCCAACACATTTTTAGACCGCGTTGAACGTATCCAACAACTTGTGGAATGCCGCTTCCAGACGCCATACTTTCTTTGCGACTCATCCAGCCAATAAAAAGCCCAGCAGCAATTGCAAAAACCACGCAAGGCACAATCCAAAGCATGTTTTGCAATATTTGCGCATACATCCATCGCGCAAAATCGGTTCCGTACTCAATCCCAAGTCTATAAGTTGCTACAAGCACGCCAGAAACAAGACCAACAACTATGCCAGCAAGAACCATCTTCCATCTAAGATGCTTAAGCGTTTTAAGAACGCGATCAGAAAAGTCGCGCAAAAAATCGCGTATAAAACCGCCTACGTTCTTTAAAGTCACAATAAACCTATTCTTAAATCAAATCGCAAACAAATACATCAAGCATTTTAACATTTTTAATAACACAATAAATATAAATTAATAAAATACGTCAATTAATAAAATTCAAAACTTAAGACTTTAGAAGCATAAATATTACAAATGACGGTCCAGCGTATGCAATAAATGCGCACAAGAATGGCACTATTAGTTCGCTAATAAAAAGCCATAGTCCAAGCTTGATTTTCTTTAGCTTAAACAGGCTTACGATTTCTAAGATTGCGGTTGAAAACGTTGAAAATCCGCCTAAAAATCCCAATGCGCACGTGTAAATAATAGTCGAAGCAAAAGTTAAATCGTATATAATCGAAGAACTTAAAAATACAACTAAGCCCATTATAAAAGACGCAAAAGCGTTGATTAGCAAAGTTGCGATTGGAAAATCATGGTTATAAACGCGCCCGATTGCGTCAGATATTGCACAACGAAGAACGGCGCCAAGTCCAGCGAAAACAACAGGCAGCCAAAAAAGAACATATGCGTAAGACATCATTTTGCACCGCCCCTGTTAGCGTCTATTTTATTGATGACGTTTGAATCACCAGCATTTTTTACGCTGCCATTGCCTTTAAAAGCAAAAATTTTATCTCCAATTAGACTCCCAACAAGCACTGCTAAAACGCCAAGAACCATAGACAACGCCATAATGGCAATTACTTCTACAATGTTCATTGCAGTAAATGCGGAATGCGCGCCCTCAAAAGCAAAAGTAGACATTGTTGAAAGTCCGCCGCAAAATCCTGTGCAAAAACCGTATTTTATTAAGTCTTTGTTCTTGCAGCTCTTCCCACTTACAACAAGTGAACTTACTAAAGCAAGAATAAAACATGCTAAAACGTTCGACAAAAGAGTTGCAAAAGTAAAGCGGCTAAAAAGCATAGAATATCCCGAGTCCCAATGCATGCCGTGCGTAAAACCACTTATTTCACTACGCACAAAAGCGCCAAGCAATCCGCCAATAAACACAACAAAATATGTTTTTGCACCAAGTGATTTATGCTTATGCTTTTTAGGCAAGTCGTGGCAATTACTGCTTGGAATACTCATAGTTTTTAGCCGCCTTAAATAGCCTTAAATAGCTATTCAAATAGTCACTAATCAATCAACGAATGAACGCTAATAATGTGGTCGCGCTGAGGACCAGTACCAATTGCCGAAATACGGCACTTGGAAAGTTCTTCTAAGCGCTTTACGTAGCTTTGAGTATTTGCTGGCAATTCTTCAAACTTGTGAATTTGCGAAATATCCTCACTCCATCCTGGAAGCATCTCGTAAACTGGCTTAGCGCTAGCAAACAGAGACTGATCTACTGGCATTTCGTTCATTCTCTCAACGCTTCCGTCAGACAAAGTTACATCGTAAGCTACGCAAACTGGAATTTCTTTTAAGCCAGTCAAAACATCTAACTTAGTAAGGACAATATCAGTTAAGCCATTTACGCGAGTAGCATAGCGGCTTACAACGGAATCAAACCATCCGCATCGGCGAGGGCGACCAGTAGTTACGCCATATTCGTGACCCTGCTCACGCAGCCAATCGCCACTTTCATCCAAAAGTTCCGTAGGGAATGGACCTTCACCAACACGAGTGATATAGGCTTTAGCAACTCCAATTACTCGCGTAATACGAGTTGGACCAACGCCAGTTCCCGTGCAAGCACCTCCTGCAGTAGGATTTGAGGATGTTACAAATGGGTAAGTTCCATGATCGACATCCAGCATGGTTGCCTGACCGCCTTCAAAAAGCACGGTTTTGCCATTTTCTATAGCCTGATTCAGTATAAGCGAAGTATCTGCAACATAAGGCTTCAAACGCTTTCCAAGCTCCACAAGCTGTGCTGTAACATCATCAATATCTATTGGATGCTGGTTGTAAAGTTTAACTAACATCTGATTCTTTTGATGCAAGCTAGCTTCAACCTTATCCCTCAAATGCTCTGCATTAAATAAATCATGCACACGAATACCAACGCGATTAATCTTATCTGCATAAGTCGGGCCAATTCCGCGACCTGTTGTACCAATCTTGTGCTTGCCAAGGAACCTCTCCGTAACCTTGTCAATTACGCGATGATAAGGTGTAATCACATGCGCAGACTCGCTCACTTTCAAACGAGAGCAATCAACACCTCTAGATTCAAGTGCGTCAATCTCCTCAAACAGAACTTCTGGGTCTACAACAACACCATTACCAATAACAGGAGTTACATTAGGGCTGATTATACCGCTAGGAAGTAAATGCAAAGCGTAAGACTCGTTTCCCACAACAACAGTATGTCCAGCGTTATTACCGCCATTAAATCTTGCGACAATATCTACCTTAGAACCAATTAAATCAGTCGCTTTGCCTTTACCCTCGTCACCCCATTGAGCGCCAATAAGCACAATTCCAGGCATGCTGAACCTCCATTTTTGGGCTAACGTTGCCCAAATAAACACAATTCCTACGTGTTAAGACTAGCGCAAAGCCAATACCGAATTTAATTTGCAACTTGATGAACTTATAAGGCTTTACCGGCAGAGCCAAGCTGTACACAGGCTTCAACAACACGCTGAGCCATTGCTTTTTCTGCCTCTTTGCCCCAAGACCTTGGGTCGTAGAGTTTTTTGGCTCCAACTTCTCCGTCGATTTTAAGAACTGAGTCGTAGTTGTGGAACATGTGATCTGCTATCGCTCGAGTAAACGCATATTGTGTGTCTGTATCGATGTT from Gardnerella vaginalis ATCC 14018 = JCM 11026 includes these protein-coding regions:
- a CDS encoding fluoride efflux transporter FluC produces the protein MSIPSSNCHDLPKKHKHKSLGAKTYFVVFIGGLLGAFVRSEISGFTHGMHWDSGYSMLFSRFTFATLLSNVLACFILALVSSLVVSGKSCKNKDLIKYGFCTGFCGGLSTMSTFAFEGAHSAFTAMNIVEVIAIMALSMVLGVLAVLVGSLIGDKIFAFKGNGSVKNAGDSNVINKIDANRGGAK
- a CDS encoding adenylosuccinate synthase, with protein sequence MPGIVLIGAQWGDEGKGKATDLIGSKVDIVARFNGGNNAGHTVVVGNESYALHLLPSGIISPNVTPVIGNGVVVDPEVLFEEIDALESRGVDCSRLKVSESAHVITPYHRVIDKVTERFLGKHKIGTTGRGIGPTYADKINRVGIRVHDLFNAEHLRDKVEASLHQKNQMLVKLYNQHPIDIDDVTAQLVELGKRLKPYVADTSLILNQAIENGKTVLFEGGQATMLDVDHGTYPFVTSSNPTAGGACTGTGVGPTRITRVIGVAKAYITRVGEGPFPTELLDESGDWLREQGHEYGVTTGRPRRCGWFDSVVSRYATRVNGLTDIVLTKLDVLTGLKEIPVCVAYDVTLSDGSVERMNEMPVDQSLFASAKPVYEMLPGWSEDISQIHKFEELPANTQSYVKRLEELSKCRISAIGTGPQRDHIISVHSLID
- a CDS encoding fluoride efflux transporter FluC, which produces MMSYAYVLFWLPVVFAGLGAVLRCAISDAIGRVYNHDFPIATLLINAFASFIMGLVVFLSSSIIYDLTFASTIIYTCALGFLGGFSTFSTAILEIVSLFKLKKIKLGLWLFISELIVPFLCAFIAYAGPSFVIFMLLKS